Genomic window (Wenzhouxiangella marina):
TGATGAGGTTCATCCGAGAATTCCAGTGGGGGTTCAAGGAATACTACAAAGCAGCGATCACTTTTTTCATTCAACCGTGCCCGGCGTGCTGAATCCCTCTCGCGTCAGGCGTTCAGCACATTCGAAAGGCCATTCCGGGTGCCGAAACCATGGTTTCCTTCTTGACCTGTCGAGGGCGTTTCCCCCAATATATGCGACCCACGACGGCCGCCAGACACAACATCTGGTGGTTGGGGCAGGGAATCCGGTGCGAAGCGGTTGCTTCAATTCCGGAGCTGTACCCGCAACTGTCAGCGGCGAGCGAGACGGCAAGCAGCAGGGCCACGGGGCGATCGGATCGCTCGGGAAGGCCGCCGGGTCGCGCGATCAGCCGCAAGCCAGGACACCTGCCGTGGGCAAATTCCGAGAACAAGAACTTTCCCGGGCGGGAGTTCCCGGCGACAAGTCTTCGCGGTGCATTCCCCTGCGCCGGGATGGACCGTCTCCGACTCTCCTGCTCGAGGCCAGCCTGCTGGCCGTTGACCCGAATGAGGAGATCGTCAGATGGACCAGACCGCGCGCGCCCTATCCAATGAAGCCTTGCCCGAAACCGTCGAGCGCAAGGTGGCCGTGCCCGCCCCGCTCGGCCCGCGCCCCAGCCCGGCCGAGCTCGACCTCGATTGCAGCCGCGATGCCCTGCTGACCGCCTTCGGTCTGCAGACCCTCAAGGATCGCTACCTGCTCCAGGGCGAGGGCCCGCAGGACATGTTCGCGCGCGTGGCCTGCGCCTTTGCCGATGACCGCGACCACGCCCAGCGCCTCTACGACGCCATGTCGCAGCTGTGGTTCATGCCGGCCACGCCGATCCTGTCCAATGGCGGCACGACCCGGGGCCTGCCGATTTCCTGCTTCCTCAATTCCGTGCCGGATTCTCTGACCGGCATCGTCGACACCTGGAACGAGAACGTCTGGCTGGCTTCCAATGGCGGCGGCATCGGCACCTACTGGGGCCAGGTGCGCTCGATCGGCGAGCCGGTCAAGGGCAGCGGCCAGACCTCGGGCATCATGCCCTTCGTCCACGTCATGGACGGGCTGACTCTGGCCATCTCCCAGGGCTCCCTGCGCCGTGGCTCGGCGGCGGTCTACCTCGACGTGCACCACCCGGAAATCGAAGAGTTTCTCGAAATCCGCAAGCCCTCCGGCGACTTCAATCGCAAGGCCCTGAACCTGCACCACGGCATCAACATCACCGACGAGTTCATGCAGGCGGTCACCGAGGGCACGGACTTCGGCCTGCGCTCGCCCAAGACCGGTGATGTGCTCAAGCGCGTCGACGCCCGTTCGCTCTGGCAGAAGATCCTCGAGACGCGCCTCCAGACCGGCGAGCCCTACCTGCTGTTCATCGACACGGTCAATCGCGAGATGGCCGAGCACCAGAAGAAGATCGGTCTGAAGGTCTCGACCTCGAACCTTTGCTGCGAGATCACCCTGCCGACGGGCATCGACCACGAG
Coding sequences:
- a CDS encoding ribonucleoside-diphosphate reductase subunit alpha, yielding MDQTARALSNEALPETVERKVAVPAPLGPRPSPAELDLDCSRDALLTAFGLQTLKDRYLLQGEGPQDMFARVACAFADDRDHAQRLYDAMSQLWFMPATPILSNGGTTRGLPISCFLNSVPDSLTGIVDTWNENVWLASNGGGIGTYWGQVRSIGEPVKGSGQTSGIMPFVHVMDGLTLAISQGSLRRGSAAVYLDVHHPEIEEFLEIRKPSGDFNRKALNLHHGINITDEFMQAVTEGTDFGLRSPKTGDVLKRVDARSLWQKILETRLQTGEPYLLFIDTVNREMAEHQKKIGLKVSTSNLCCEITLPTGIDHEGNERTAVCCLSSLNIETWNEWHDQPDFIEDVARFLDNVLTYFIEAAPEGMARATYSALNERSIGLGVMGFHSFLQSQGIPMESALSKSWNLKIFKHIRGQMDQASKSLAEERGPCPDAIRGGARERFSHKLAIAPTASISIICGGVSACIEPIPANIYTHKTLSGSFTVRNRHLQALLAERGCDDAATWASILEHEGSVQHLDCLDEDEKATYRTAFEIDQRWVIELAADRAPLICQSQSLNLFLPGDIDKWDLHMLHYTAWKRGIKSLYYCRSKSISRAGFAGKLDAAEHAGDQASSTDYEECLACQ